A window of Mucilaginibacter paludis DSM 18603 contains these coding sequences:
- a CDS encoding recombinase family protein codes for MKQAIAYYRVSTAMQGRSGLGLEAQQFVVEQYCKTNDYHLVTEVIEVKSTRKYRAGLFNALDLCRHNKATLIVARLDRLGRDVEQIAGIVKSKVEVKVADNPHANSFTIHILAAVAEDQRQRISETTKEALRAAKNRGVELGKNGKLFLSVANKQAAEDFARGMLPIIQKLKKRGIVTCRAVCDELNRKGVPTFRFGGKWHPSSVHTLLTRINKQEKELQTI; via the coding sequence ATGAAGCAGGCAATCGCTTATTACCGCGTATCGACGGCCATGCAAGGCAGAAGCGGTTTAGGACTGGAAGCACAGCAATTTGTCGTTGAGCAATATTGCAAAACGAATGATTATCATCTGGTAACGGAAGTGATCGAAGTGAAGTCAACCCGGAAATACCGAGCAGGCTTATTCAACGCACTTGATTTGTGCAGGCATAACAAGGCAACTTTGATTGTCGCACGGCTTGACCGTCTTGGCCGGGATGTGGAGCAGATCGCCGGGATTGTGAAATCAAAGGTGGAAGTCAAGGTGGCGGATAATCCCCACGCGAACAGTTTTACGATCCATATTCTGGCAGCGGTTGCCGAAGACCAGCGCCAGCGGATCAGCGAAACAACAAAAGAAGCGTTGAGGGCTGCAAAGAACCGCGGCGTTGAACTTGGCAAAAACGGCAAGCTGTTTTTATCCGTGGCCAATAAACAGGCGGCGGAAGATTTTGCGCGTGGGATGTTACCGATTATACAAAAGCTGAAAAAACGGGGCATTGTTACATGCCGTGCGGTTTGCGATGAACTGAACAGAAAAGGCGTACCTACCTTCCGCTTCGGCGGTAAATGGCATCCGAGTTCCGTCCACACATTACTGACCCGAATAAATAAGCAGGAAAAAGAATTACAAACAATTTAA
- a CDS encoding bifunctional 3,4-dihydroxy-2-butanone-4-phosphate synthase/GTP cyclohydrolase II: MLNTITEAIEDIKAGKIIIVVDDDDRENEGDFLTAARNATPEAINFMARYGRGLICAPVTAARAQELELSQMVSHNTTSHETNFTVSVDLLEGCTTGISATDRSKTTLALIDPATKPEDLGRPGHIFPLIAKDGGVLRRAGHTEAAVDLAVLAGFEPAGLICEIMKDDGEMARLPDLLQMAKEFNMKIISVKDLISYRLGHETLIRREVSVKLPTEWGTFDMVAYTQLDTGENHLALVKGSWEPDEPILVRVHSSCVTGDIFGSCRCDCGPQLHKAMQLIDQEGKGVILYMNQEGRGIGLVNKLKAYSLQENGFDTVDANLELGFKMDQRDYGIGAQILRSLNITKMRLMTNNPKKRAGLVGYGLEVVENVPMEIQPNPHNVNYLETKRDKMGHSILLKH; this comes from the coding sequence ATGTTAAATACCATAACTGAAGCAATAGAAGATATAAAGGCCGGTAAAATTATCATTGTAGTTGATGATGACGACCGCGAAAACGAAGGTGATTTTTTAACCGCTGCGCGAAATGCAACGCCCGAGGCTATTAACTTTATGGCACGGTATGGCAGGGGCTTAATTTGTGCGCCGGTTACCGCTGCAAGGGCCCAGGAGTTGGAGCTGTCGCAAATGGTGAGCCACAATACTACTTCGCACGAAACTAATTTTACGGTATCTGTTGATTTGCTTGAGGGATGTACCACAGGCATATCCGCTACCGACCGTTCAAAAACTACCCTTGCCCTTATCGATCCTGCTACCAAACCCGAAGATCTGGGCAGGCCGGGGCATATATTCCCGCTGATAGCTAAGGATGGTGGTGTACTGCGCAGGGCAGGGCATACCGAGGCGGCAGTTGATCTGGCCGTTTTAGCAGGTTTTGAACCCGCGGGCCTCATCTGCGAGATTATGAAAGACGACGGCGAAATGGCCCGTTTGCCCGATCTGCTTCAAATGGCTAAGGAGTTTAACATGAAGATCATCTCTGTTAAGGATTTGATATCTTACCGCTTAGGTCACGAAACGCTTATCCGCAGGGAAGTATCAGTTAAGTTACCTACCGAATGGGGCACATTTGATATGGTTGCCTATACGCAACTGGATACCGGCGAAAACCATTTGGCCCTGGTAAAAGGTAGCTGGGAGCCAGACGAACCTATTTTGGTAAGGGTACATAGCTCTTGCGTTACGGGCGATATTTTTGGATCATGCCGTTGCGATTGCGGGCCGCAGTTACACAAAGCTATGCAATTGATTGATCAGGAGGGTAAAGGCGTTATCCTGTACATGAACCAGGAAGGCCGTGGCATAGGCCTGGTTAATAAATTAAAAGCTTACAGCCTGCAAGAAAACGGCTTTGATACCGTAGATGCCAATTTGGAGCTGGGCTTTAAAATGGACCAGCGTGATTATGGCATTGGAGCGCAGATTTTAAGGAGCCTTAACATTACCAAAATGCGCTTAATGACCAACAACCCCAAAAAACGCGCAGGCCTGGTAGGCTACGGCTTAGAGGTGGTAGAAAACGTGCCGATGGAAATTCAGCCTAACCCACATAATGTAAACTACCTGGAAACCAAACGCGATAAAATGGGCCATTCTATTTTGCTGAAACATTGA
- a CDS encoding START-like domain-containing protein, with amino-acid sequence MSEKKKFNIEYEIKSSPRILYSFLIEPNGLAQWFADDVNVREQVYTFTWDDEEQKAKLLGIKENKSVRFRWLDDDPQCFFEMEILQDELTNDVALGITDFATEENIADRKLIWDNQIEYLISVLGA; translated from the coding sequence ATGTCGGAAAAGAAAAAATTTAATATTGAATACGAAATAAAGTCCTCTCCAAGAATATTATACAGCTTTTTAATTGAGCCAAATGGGTTAGCCCAATGGTTTGCCGACGATGTTAATGTAAGGGAGCAAGTTTATACTTTTACCTGGGATGATGAGGAGCAAAAGGCCAAATTGCTGGGTATAAAAGAGAATAAGTCTGTCAGATTTAGATGGCTGGACGACGATCCTCAATGCTTTTTTGAGATGGAAATTTTGCAGGATGAGTTAACCAACGATGTGGCGCTGGGCATTACTGATTTTGCCACCGAAGAAAACATTGCCGACCGCAAATTAATTTGGGATAATCAAATAGAATATTTGATAAGTGTACTGGGGGCTTAA
- a CDS encoding site-specific integrase gives MATAKIVTWSRADKNAQFPIGIKVSQNGIPAYLFEGNALASRDLWDATKQQVKKSHPHHMRLTNFLIKRLAEINEKILEFETDRKRYSAEDVVNAIKPKPIQEPPPAPKPPLFKDVADNYLQEQKGLGNYDVWKSDRSKLKRFYEFAGEDVTFPKITVEYLRRYTLFLRTGRNLNRKEGHTPLSDRTVTNHLLVIRTMYNRAKTAGLVGNKTYPFGGKEKIIIKFGKTEKIGLNGDEINQLKQYQFSAQHTHLHDSRNIWLVCFYFAGMRITDALLLKWSDFQNGRFYYTMSKNGEPGSLPIPPVVSAIIEEYKTAGHAHDLVFPFLKNLDGLDNRYMVRRRINSVTRLIGEHMGLIMGLLKINKNASPHKARHAFAQRAEEKEIHPKVLQKMYRHESITTTMQYQSNFSHKKADEALEAVIDF, from the coding sequence ATGGCAACCGCAAAAATTGTTACATGGAGCCGGGCAGACAAAAACGCCCAGTTTCCCATCGGAATTAAAGTATCACAAAACGGTATTCCCGCTTATCTATTCGAGGGTAATGCCCTTGCTTCCCGCGATCTTTGGGATGCAACAAAACAGCAAGTCAAGAAATCACATCCGCACCATATGCGGCTGACAAATTTCCTGATAAAAAGACTTGCAGAAATCAACGAGAAAATTCTCGAATTTGAAACCGACAGAAAACGCTATTCAGCGGAAGATGTTGTCAATGCCATAAAACCCAAGCCGATACAAGAGCCACCTCCGGCACCGAAGCCGCCTCTGTTCAAAGATGTAGCAGATAATTATCTCCAAGAGCAAAAAGGCTTAGGCAATTACGATGTTTGGAAGTCTGACCGAAGCAAACTGAAACGCTTTTATGAATTTGCTGGGGAAGATGTTACGTTCCCTAAAATAACGGTTGAATATTTGCGCCGTTACACGTTGTTCCTGCGCACTGGCCGCAACCTTAACAGGAAGGAGGGCCATACACCTTTAAGTGATCGCACAGTTACAAATCACCTGCTTGTGATCCGCACCATGTATAACCGCGCCAAAACTGCCGGATTGGTCGGAAACAAAACCTATCCGTTTGGCGGCAAAGAAAAGATTATCATCAAATTCGGCAAGACCGAAAAAATCGGTCTGAACGGCGATGAAATCAACCAACTTAAGCAATATCAATTTTCGGCACAACACACGCATTTACATGATAGCCGGAATATTTGGCTGGTGTGTTTTTATTTTGCCGGGATGCGCATCACAGATGCGCTGCTGTTAAAATGGTCGGATTTTCAAAATGGCCGCTTTTATTACACGATGTCCAAGAATGGCGAGCCGGGTTCGCTGCCAATCCCTCCTGTCGTGTCAGCCATTATCGAAGAATACAAAACCGCAGGCCATGCGCATGACCTTGTGTTTCCTTTCCTGAAAAATTTGGACGGCCTTGATAATCGTTACATGGTAAGGAGGCGCATTAATTCTGTCACAAGATTGATCGGTGAACACATGGGCTTAATTATGGGTTTGCTTAAAATTAATAAAAACGCTTCCCCGCATAAAGCCCGCCATGCCTTTGCGCAACGCGCCGAAGAAAAAGAAATCCATCCTAAAGTTCTGCAAAAGATGTATCGCCATGAGAGCATCACCACGACAATGCAGTACCAATCTAATTTCTCGCACAAAAAAGCCGATGAAGCATTAGAGGCGGTGATAGATTTTTAG
- a CDS encoding type II toxin-antitoxin system RelE/ParE family toxin, producing MNYNVRTIQPFDKQFKRYLKKYPSLKSELATLIGQLGQTPDIGTPIGHDCYKIRVAIASKGKGKSGGARAITCVMVKDAEVYLLYMYDKSEQSTITDKELLQLLDYIE from the coding sequence ATGAACTATAATGTTCGTACGATCCAGCCGTTTGACAAACAGTTCAAACGCTATCTAAAAAAATATCCCTCACTTAAATCTGAACTGGCAACACTAATTGGCCAGCTTGGTCAAACGCCTGATATTGGTACGCCTATCGGTCACGATTGTTATAAAATTCGTGTCGCCATTGCTTCCAAAGGCAAAGGAAAATCAGGCGGTGCAAGGGCTATCACCTGTGTAATGGTCAAAGATGCAGAGGTTTATCTGCTCTACATGTACGACAAGTCGGAACAATCGACGATAACCGATAAAGAATTATTGCAGTTATTGGATTATATAGAATAA
- a CDS encoding LptF/LptG family permease, with protein sequence MKKIHLLILKAFIRPFIVTFFIVMFVLLMLFLWKYIDDLIGKGFEWYTILELMMYASATNVAMALPLSVLLSSIMTYGTLGENYELVAIKSAGISLSRALYPMVIVVAALSVAAFAFSDYMLPVANLKFYSLLYDARKQKSASLIKEGVFNNSFPGYSVRVQKKDPDGQLLHGVMIYERAGGSTSMQPTGASSSGNNVIFAKEGRMFKSFDNAFLIIKLKDGVRYEEDASSNGGYNPRETLMRLRFKETEVKMDLSSFKFNRTPQNEFSKAFQMLSSKQLLYSRDSVEKGVNLGLEQNLGAVTAYIKYFNMPHKPAPRKLPVIPHKHVLEALGSVTDQINAITNAGNEARSLKDIVKPKGDTYIENDKILRRYLIEYQKKFTLSAACLVLFLIGAPLGAIIRKGGLGLPVVISVVFFLIYYIISTIGEKSAKDGNISPVLGTWVAIFVLAPIGLFLSYKAANDSVLFDMELYKRFFANLFKRKESR encoded by the coding sequence GTGAAAAAGATACATTTATTAATACTCAAGGCTTTCATCAGGCCATTTATTGTTACCTTTTTCATTGTGATGTTTGTGTTGCTGATGCTGTTTCTGTGGAAATACATCGACGACCTGATTGGTAAGGGCTTTGAGTGGTACACCATTTTAGAGTTAATGATGTATGCTTCGGCCACCAACGTAGCCATGGCACTCCCGCTGTCGGTACTCTTATCTTCCATCATGACTTATGGTACCCTCGGCGAAAATTACGAACTGGTGGCTATCAAGTCTGCCGGGATATCGTTAAGCCGGGCGCTGTACCCCATGGTTATTGTAGTAGCTGCATTGAGCGTAGCGGCCTTCGCTTTTTCGGATTATATGCTGCCGGTAGCCAATTTAAAGTTCTACTCACTGTTATATGATGCCCGCAAACAAAAATCGGCATCGTTAATTAAAGAAGGCGTATTTAACAACAGTTTTCCGGGCTACTCGGTAAGGGTGCAAAAGAAAGATCCCGACGGGCAGTTACTGCACGGCGTAATGATTTATGAGAGGGCAGGGGGCAGTACCTCTATGCAGCCTACCGGGGCCAGTAGCAGTGGCAATAATGTTATTTTTGCTAAGGAGGGCCGGATGTTTAAATCCTTTGATAACGCCTTTTTAATTATTAAGCTTAAAGATGGAGTGCGTTACGAAGAAGATGCCAGCAGTAATGGCGGTTATAACCCACGCGAAACCCTGATGCGCTTGCGGTTTAAGGAAACCGAAGTAAAGATGGACCTGTCATCCTTTAAATTTAACCGTACCCCGCAAAACGAATTTAGCAAGGCCTTCCAGATGCTGAGCTCAAAACAATTGCTTTACTCGCGCGATTCGGTAGAAAAGGGCGTTAACCTTGGCCTCGAACAAAATTTGGGTGCCGTTACCGCGTATATCAAGTACTTTAACATGCCGCATAAGCCTGCGCCGCGTAAGCTGCCGGTTATTCCGCATAAACATGTGTTAGAGGCCCTCGGAAGCGTTACCGATCAGATCAACGCCATAACCAATGCGGGCAATGAAGCAAGGTCACTTAAAGATATTGTTAAGCCTAAGGGCGATACTTATATCGAGAATGATAAGATATTGCGGCGGTATTTGATAGAGTATCAAAAAAAATTCACGCTTTCGGCGGCATGCCTGGTGCTGTTTTTAATAGGGGCGCCGCTCGGCGCTATTATCCGCAAAGGGGGGCTTGGCCTGCCGGTTGTTATCTCGGTGGTGTTCTTCCTCATTTATTATATCATATCAACCATCGGCGAGAAATCGGCCAAGGATGGTAATATCTCTCCGGTATTGGGCACCTGGGTGGCTATTTTTGTGCTTGCACCCATAGGCTTATTCCTGTCGTACAAGGCCGCTAACGATTCAGTATTGTTTGATATGGAGCTTTACAAACGCTTTTTTGCCAATCTGTTTAAACGTAAGGAGAGCCGTTAA
- a CDS encoding radical SAM/SPASM domain-containing protein: protein MVPRKSPELLLNPVSDDYAYAVNCSFPNSFRLLNRRQFEILQAVNGRDDLQAIAKRCGIDSEALKKFLLLLNQTEIIGFDDIFSVPQKPAAPKSLNFWIHTTNACNLGCSYCYISTLNTGKGMTEVVRQQLLHKLLEAVQVKGIRHIRLRLAGGEPMGQFNLWKTFIPEAKEALADAGCKFDVGFVTNLTLLNDEIITFSKQYCIGYGVSLDGVETIHDATRSFRSGCGSFGIVHDNLRKLLVNGIAVSVNTVITNLNLTGLPELTRYLIALDIPFRYSIVKGEKIHAELLEEYLSASYAIMQEAIANGWQFSKRYQFCDLKPNELGFQTCASGFSGGAIYVDGSFKYCHVQFGDDSTQAQSIFDEGLDLVDMIASGEHHEDAKSDDCKKCRYRSVCTSGCPVYRVDGKDPQCSLYHRFIPKYYELQAQERMQLLHI from the coding sequence ATGGTGCCGCGTAAATCGCCTGAACTTCTGCTAAATCCCGTCAGTGATGACTATGCTTACGCGGTAAATTGTTCTTTCCCCAATTCATTCCGGTTGTTAAACCGCCGCCAGTTTGAAATCTTACAGGCAGTTAATGGCCGGGATGATTTACAAGCCATTGCGAAACGATGCGGGATAGACAGCGAAGCGTTGAAGAAATTTCTATTGTTATTAAATCAAACCGAAATTATCGGCTTTGATGATATCTTTAGCGTACCGCAAAAACCAGCCGCCCCGAAATCGCTGAATTTCTGGATACATACAACAAACGCTTGTAACCTTGGATGTAGTTATTGTTATATCTCTACGCTGAACACTGGCAAGGGAATGACGGAAGTCGTAAGACAACAATTGCTACATAAATTATTAGAAGCGGTACAAGTAAAAGGTATCCGACATATCAGGTTGCGTTTGGCCGGTGGCGAACCTATGGGGCAGTTCAATCTTTGGAAAACCTTTATCCCGGAAGCCAAAGAAGCTTTAGCCGATGCCGGATGCAAATTCGATGTCGGGTTTGTAACCAACCTAACCTTGCTGAACGATGAAATAATTACTTTTTCAAAGCAATACTGTATTGGTTACGGCGTGTCATTGGACGGCGTGGAAACTATACACGATGCAACAAGAAGTTTCCGTTCAGGTTGTGGTTCATTTGGCATTGTTCACGACAATTTACGCAAATTATTGGTGAATGGCATTGCCGTGTCGGTCAATACGGTGATAACCAACCTTAACCTAACGGGCTTGCCTGAACTAACCCGCTATCTTATTGCCTTGGATATCCCGTTTCGGTATTCTATTGTGAAAGGTGAAAAAATACATGCGGAATTACTTGAAGAATATCTTTCCGCATCATACGCTATTATGCAGGAAGCTATTGCGAACGGCTGGCAATTTTCCAAACGCTACCAATTTTGTGACTTGAAACCGAATGAATTAGGCTTTCAAACATGCGCATCGGGTTTTTCCGGCGGTGCAATTTATGTTGATGGATCGTTTAAATATTGCCATGTGCAATTTGGCGACGATAGTACACAAGCACAGTCTATTTTTGATGAAGGTTTAGATCTTGTGGATATGATTGCAAGCGGCGAACATCACGAAGATGCAAAATCGGACGATTGTAAAAAATGCCGCTATCGCTCCGTTTGTACAAGCGGTTGTCCGGTTTATAGAGTTGACGGGAAAGACCCGCAATGCAGTCTTTATCATCGCTTTATTCCCAAATACTACGAATTGCAAGCGCAAGAGCGAATGCAGTTATTGCACATATAG